TGCACATCAAGATAATTGACTCAGTCCGTCCAAAATCCACTGTTTAAAAAATCTCGATTCAACGATTAATTGGCGATTAATCGCTACTTGATGGTCACCGATTAACCGATAAACTCACTTATCACccgattaactcatttatcgcccgattaatcgACCGATTTGCCTATATATTGCTAATAGCCAGCCGACCGAGTTGACACCGATAAACGATTTTCTCACCATTGCCAAAATCAGAATGTGACTGGCACTCATACGATTGGTCGATTATGCAGCTCGGAGGAAGCTCGTATGACGTGCTCCTGGGCCGGCGGGACGCGACGACGGCGAGCCTGGACGACGCGGACGACAGCATCCCGAACCCGTTCATGGACCTCCCGGAGCTGGTGGCCAACTTCAAGTCCCAGGGCCTCACCCTGCAGGACCTGGTCGTGCTCTCGGGCGCCCACACGCTGGGCTACTCCCGCTGCGTCTTCTACCGCGACCGCATCTACAACGAGAGCGGCACCCTGGACCCGTCCTACGCGGCGTCGCTGGACGCGCGGTGCCCGCCCACCGGCGAAGACGAGCCGCTGGCGTCGCTGGACGACACGCCAACGACCATGGACACGGACTACTACCAGGGCCTCATGCAGGGCCACGCGCTGCTGCACACGGACCAGCAGCTGTACCGGGGGCGCGGCGGAGACAGCGACAGGCTGGTGCGGCACTACGCCGGGAACCCGGACAAGTTCTTGGAGGACTTTGGTGCGGCGATGCTGAAGCTGGGCGGCCTGAGACCGCTCACCGGTGAGGAGGGCGAGGTCAGGGAGGATTGCCGGGTCGTGAACCAAGAGTGATTAATTGCTGTTGGCGCAAGCTCAGATGCATGGCAGGATCCCATGATTTAGGTTTGGAGAATGTTTTGCTTGCATTGCATTGCATGTACTTTCTTGATTTTGTCGGTGTTTAGCCATGTATTTAAACTGTTCTTGTTGGAGTATGTTTGATCGTACTACTAGTTTTTTTTCTTTTaaaaatcaataccacatatatttataGTAACAAATGTGGTACGTTTGTGGtgtacgagagagagagagagagagaaaggaggCCATCCAAGAAAACCAATCTAGGGTTTTGTGCCCCTCAATGGCGATGCCACCGGTCCGACCGCCTTTCGTGGCCTTAGGACCTTAGAGGTGCGATGGACCACGGCCTTTCGCCGGCGGGAGGTTTCAGTTCTTCCTTTTAGGTATTTGCGGTATCTTGTTTATAATGGTTGGGCGGCAGCTATGTCCTATGTCCTGAAGGTAGAATAAGGTTCTCCCTGCCATATCCACACTTAGCGCCTATCACCGGTCATTTCCTTCCTCTGTTTCACCTTACGATACCTTCTTGCAGGAGATTAGTTCTTTGTGATGGCAGATGTGGTGAGCATCCAGCGACGCGTGCTGCAGTTATGCTTTAGTATGTCAAACTGCCCGGTCAACGAGCGGTGCGCTCGGTACAGGTCGCTGAGCATGTCCAACATGAGGTTTCCACCTCTAACGATGCATCCTCCCATCTCCATAAGCTAAGGGCATCGGCTCAATATTTGTTTGTGTACTCATAATAATACAACTTCTGCATTCAATATCTAACAATCAAGGGATGGTCCAAGCTGTGGTCTATCATGCTTCTACTTCTACTCTTAACAAAAAACAATCCatctaaatcacttttctcactaCCACGATTTATGTTTAACCTTCCTAAATGTGCAAAACAAGACCAGGCAAGTAGAAGTTTCTCTTTCTGCGCTCATCTTCGTCTTCCCGATGTTTGAGTATTTATTACTGGAGACTAACGACACAATCATGTAACTATACGATTCCTCAAGCAACTCTCCTTCGATTCGCAACAGATATACTTGTCCCCACCATACATATACATTTGAGGGACCCTATATTCTATCCTCTTATTAATTTAGTACCAAATATGTCCACTCTTCTACTCACTTTCTGGATGGGTGCACGAATCAGTTACTCCTATAATTTTGTCATGTAATTAATTCTAGAAGTACATATATACACACATGTATAAAGGAGCTATTGTTAGAAATAAGTATCATGGTATATAGTTCGCCCAATCAATAAAAAAAAGAGTTTAAGTGTATTCACCGAGATTCCAAAGACCACGGGTCCAGCAGATGTACGGACTACTAAATTTTATGTTGCATTAGTGTAATATTTTTCATAGAAATACTAAGATTTGCTAAGTCCTTTTATTTGTTAAGGAAGCTTTGCAACTGTGAACAATGGCCCTTTGTACTCGTCTCGCCCTAGGGCCTCTGAAATATGggcaatttttttaaaataatacgatttttttattatttttacaaATATTACGCGATTTCAAAAAATTCCAAATCTAGGACTCGGTCGGCCGGTAGGCTTCCGATCGGTCAGCTGGCTTCCGATCGGTCATCTAGTGGCCAACCAGCGTAGCTACGTCATGGAGGCAATAGTACTTGAAGGTGCTAATCACCAAGACCATGCATGTGTGCTAACGAAAAATCGTTTTTACAGACGCCGGTAGGTAAAGGAGTAGCATCCACCGTTTAGTAGCTTTTAGATTTGTGCAGTAGTCCCTACCTCCCGCAGTACTCGGCCGTATCCTCTATCTGCACACGACCGTATCGATTCCAAAAGTAACGGAACAGTGGCACCGCAGGGCCCCACCCACGTGCTGCCTCCCGTCTCCTTCCTCCGCCCTTGAAACAAAAAAGAACAGAGGACGAGAAACGTACGCCGCCAGGCCTCCGCCACCGCCGTCACCTGCGCGGCTGCGCCTCCGTCGTCTGTGCTCCTCACGACCCGACATCGCCTTCCTCCGCCGTCCGTGCGCCGCCTTGCCGGAAACCCGCCGTTGCGAGCTTCGTTGCCATCTTACTCTCGGCAAGCTCCGCACCAGCCATGGCCACGCCGGCGCGCTCTGCCCATACCCCGCCATGGCAACGGAGGCCGTCCCCGTCGGTGCGCTGCCGCCACCTCCGCTGCTCGTGATCCTCGGCGCTGACTCCGTTGTTGCCTGTGCTGCAAAATTTCATCGTCTCGTCCCGAGCGTTAAAGGAGTTCTTGTTCTCCAGCTCATGCGCTAGAACCAGCCTAAATCCAAATTAGTTGCTTGATTGATGCCACTGATGTAGCTCCTGACGCAAAGTTGTTGATATGTCGAGCTCCATGCATACTAGTATCCAGATTGAAGGCAAATTAGTTGCTTGTTTCATCCTTTATAGCTGCTTTGCATTGTCAAAACCGGTTTTAAATGGTTGGAATTGAGCGAGGCTCCTTGTCTTCTTGGTGGAATTTTTTCTAGTTTTGCACCTGCTCAAATTGTATCTTCTCGTGAAACGATCTACTGGAGCAATGTAGCCCATTTGGTCTATAACGTGATGTTTACTATTTGAACATCTCAAATTTCATCTCACAAAAACCGCCATAGTAAAAATTAAACCGACACCTTGAATAATAACCACAATAATAAATTTAACACCGTGATTTAAGTAAACCTgatattttaaaaaaaattacaaGAGCTTCCTAGATATTTAACAATAGTTTCAAGATTGTCACGGGTGGGTTTTAGAATCCGATTGAGTTTTGTTGAGGTCCTACTAACATGTCTGTGTGTGTTAGATTTTACTCCACTTTCAATCTAGCTCACACGGGTAATATAGAATGAATTAATCTCTTTGTTGTACGGTGTACAGATTATTCATGGTCATGTAAAAAAAAAAGCTCATACCTATTAGTATGTGTGTGATCTTATTTTTAATATGTGTGAAACTACTCTTTCTTGAGAAATCTTTTTTGTAATGTATGCGAAAATAACATTTAATGTAAAACTATTTTAAATATTTTCCATGTATGTGAAAATTTTGTGAAACACGCGTTATGTTTGTTGGTTCAAATCAAAGAGTTTTCATATGGGTTTGACTATGTTTTATACAAGTTTCTATTAAGTTTCATCGAGGTTTTGGTAGGTTTTCGTGTTTCACTCGAGTTTTAGTTGAGGTTTAGATAGTGTATATGAATGTGAATGTTGTGAAACATGCACATCCTATTCTATTTGAAATATATGTGAAACATGCACATCCTATTCCAACTTATATGAAATCAATGTCAAACACCCTATGGCCCCAAAAATGAATACCCCGCCATCCATTTTAAACTAATGTGAAACATCATGATCATCGAACTGAAACACCATCCATATGATATGGATTATTGAATTATTTGAGAAATAATTGTGACCTAGTTCTCATCTTGATACTCAACAAAGTGAAACACCCTACCTCTTAAACATATGTGAACCGATTGAAAATTGTACAATACATTGAGATAAACAGAAAGTGAAACACTTATATCCTTTCCAAAGTTTTATAATGTGAAACACCCTCCAACCCTTTGACTCTAATTAATGTGAAACATGCTCATCCTATTGAAACTTGTATGAAACTATTGTAAAGCACCCTCCTTCCATATGAAACTTACATGAAACATGCGCATCATATTCCAAATTATATGAAACTAATGTGAAATACCATCCATCCGTTTGAATCTAATGTGAAAATGTCCATCCTTTTGAAACTTACATGAGACTTATAAGAAACACCCTACTTCCATTTGACACTTATGTGAAAAATGACCATCCTATTCCAACTTATAGGAAACTAATGTGAAACACCATACGCCCAAAAAAAAATTAGACACCGTTCATCCATTTTGAAGTAATGAGAAACATGACCGTCGAAATGAAACACCCTCCATCCATTTAATGTGAAACACCCTCCATCTCTTTTAAACTAATGTGAAACATCACTGTCAAAGTGAAACACCATCCATCGGCCATGCATTATTAAATTATTTCTGAAATAATTGTAACCTAGTTCTTACATTCATACTCAACAAATTGAAACACCCTCCATACATTTAAACAAATGTGGAACCAATTGAAACGTGTACAATACATTGAGATAAACAAAAATGGAAACAACCTATATATCCTTTCCAACCTATGAAAAAAATGATATATCATTCAACGCCCAATATTTGAAATACCCTAAAACCTTTGGAACAAATGTGAAACATACCCATCCAATGGAAACTTATATGAAACTAATGTGAAACACCCTCCTTTCATTTTAAACTTATGTGAAACATCACATCGATCCTATTCCAACTTATATGAAACTCATGCGAAATACCCTCGAACCTTTTGCATCTAATGTGAAACATGCACATCCTTTTGAAACTTACATGACACTAATGTGAAACACCCTCCTTACATTTGAAACTTATGTTAAACATGCACATACTATTCCAACTTATATGATACTATAGTGAAATATGTAAAATCCCCTTCAACCTTTCCAAACATATATGAAACTAATTTGAAACACCCTATGCCCAAAAATATGAAACACCCTTTATCCATTTTAAACTAATGTAAAACATGACCGTCGAAGTGAAACACCATCCATAGGACATGCATTATTTAATAATTTCTAAAACAACTGTATCCTATTCTTACATCGATACACAAAAAACTGAAACACCATCCATCCATTTTAACAAAGGTGATCCAACTGAAACTTGTACAATACATTGAGATAAACAAAAAGTGAAATAACATATACCCTTTCAACTTATATGAAAAAATGATATATCCATTAACACCCAATATGTGAAATACCCTCCAAACCTTTGGAACTATGTTAAACATGCTCATCCTATTGAAACTTATATGGCACTAATGTGAAACACACTCCTTCCATTTGAAACTTATGTGAAACATGCACATCCTACTCCAACTAATGCAAAATACCGTCAACCTTTTGAATCTAATGTGAAACATGCCCATCATTTTAAAAGTTATATGCCACTTATGATAAACACCCTCCTTCCATTGGAAACTTTTGTGAAACATGCACATCATATTCCAACTTGTATGGAACTAATGTGAAATATGTGACATACCATCCAACCACTTGAATCCAGTGTGAAACATGCCCATCCTTTTAAAACTTATATGGCACTTATGAGAAACACTTTCCTTTGAAACTTACATGAAACATGCACATCCTATTCCAACTAATGTGAAATACCGTCCAACATTTTGAATCTAATGTGAAACATGCCCATAATATTAAAACTTATATGACACTTATGAGAAACACCTTCCATCCATTGGAAACTTTGGTGAAACATGCACAACCTATTTCAACTTGTATGAAACTAATGTGAAATATGTGACATACCATCCGACCATTTGAATACAGTGTGAAACATGCCCATCATTTTCAAATTTATATGAAACTTATGAGAAACACCCTCCTTCCATTTGAAACTTATGTGAAACATGCACCTGCTATTCGAACTTTTATGAAATTGATGAAATATGTGAAATACCGTCCAAGCTTTTGAATATAACGTGAAACATGCCCATCCTTTTAAAACTTATATTACACTTATGAGAAACACCCTTCTTCCATTGGAAACTTTTGTGAAACATGCACATCTTATTCCAACTTGTATGAAACTAATGTGAAATATGTGAGATACCTTCCAACCATTTGAATCAAGTGTGAAACATGCCCATCCTTTTAAAACTTACATGAAACTTATGAGAAATACCTTCCTTCCATTTCAAACTTATGTGAAACATGCACATGCTATTCAAACTTATATGAAACTTATGAAATATGTGAAGTACCCTCCTTCCATTTGAAACTAATGTGCAACATGCCCATCTTTTTGAAATTTATATGACACCAATGTGAAACACCATCCTTCCATTTCAAACTTATGTGAAACATGCACATCCTATTAAAGCTTATATGAAAATAATGTGGAACACCCTATGCGAACAAAATGAATACCCCTCCATACACTTTAAATTAATGTGAACATGACCGTCAAACTGAAACACCATCCATAGGCCATGGATTGTTAAATTATTTGCGAAACAATTGTAACCTAGTTCTTATATTGATACTCAACAAAGTGAAACACCCTCCATCCATTTAAAAAAATGTGAACCAATTGAAACTTTTACAATATATTGAAATAGACAAAAAGTGAAACAATTTATATTCTTTCCAAACTTATATAAAAAATTATATATCATTTTACGCCAAATATGCGAAATACCTTCCAACCCTTTGGAACTAGTGTGAAACATCCCCATTCTATTAAACTTATATGAAACTAATGTGAAACTTATATAATACTAATGTGAAACACCCTCCTTCCATTTGAAACTTATGTGAAACATGCACATCATATTCCGACTTATATGAAACTAATGTGAAATATCTGAAATACCCTCCATACTTTTGAATCCAATGTGAAACATGCCCATCCTTTTGAAACTTACATGACACTTATGAGAAACACCCTACTTTCATTTGAAGCTGATGTGAAACATGTGCATCATATTCCAACTTATATGAAATTATTGTGAACCACCCTATGCCAAAAAAATTAAACACCGTCCATCAATAGGGGACATCAATTCTTCGATTATTTGTGAAACAATTGCTAGCTAGTTCTTAATTGATACACAAGAAAGTGAAACACCATCCATCCATTAAAAAAAATGTGAACCAATTTAAACTTGTACAATACattgaaataaacaaaaagtgaAACAACTTACATCGTTTCCAAACTTATGTAAAAAATGATATATCATTTTATGCCAAATATGTAAAAtaccctccaaccctttgtaactaATGTAAAACATTCCCATCTTATTGAAACTTATATGATACTAATGTGAAACACCCTCCTTCCATTTGAAACTTATGTGAAACATGCACATCATATTCTAACTTATATGAAACTAATGTGAAATACCCTCCATCCTTTTTAATCCAATGTGAAACATGCCCATCCTTTTGAAACATACATGACACTTATGAGAAACACCCTACTTCCATTTGAAACTTACGTGAAACATGCGCGTCCTATTCCAACTTATATGAAATTAATGTGAAACACCCTacaccaaaaaaaaaaatttaaacaCCATCCATCAATTTTAAAGTAATGTAAACATGATCGTTTAAGTGAAACACCCTCCATCCATTTAATGTGAAATACCCTATTCCCCAAAAAAGTGAAACACACCTCCATATTTTTTAAATTAATGTGCAACATGACCATTGATGTGAAACACCATCAATAGGGGACATGAATTATTGGATTATTTGTGAATCAATTGTAACCTAATTCTTAATTGATACATAACAAAGTGAAACACCATCCATTTAAACAAATGTGAAACCAATTGAAACTTGTACAATACATTAAAATAAACAAAAAGTGAAACAACTTATATCCTTTCCAAACAATTATAAAAATGATATATCATTTTACACCAAATATGTAAAATACCCTCCAACCCTTTGGAACTAATGTGAAAAGTGCCCATCCTACTGAAACTTATATGACACTAATGTGAAACACCATTCTTCCATTTGAAACTTATGTGAAACATGCACAACATATTCCAACTTATATGAAAATAATGTGAAATATGTGAAATACCCTCCATCCTTTTTAATGTAATGTGAAACATGCCATCCTTCTGAAACTTACATGAAACTTATGAGAAAAACCCTACTTTCATTTAAAACTTATGTTAAACATGCAAATCCTATTCCAACTTAAATGAAACTTATGTGAAACACCCTACGCCAAAACAAATTGAGCACCATCCATCAATTTTAAAGTAATTTGAAACATGGTCGTTGAAGTGAAAACACCGTATTCCCCCTAAAAGTGAAACACTCTCCATCATTTTTGAAAAAATGTGAAACACGACCACCGAAGTGAAACACCATCAGTAGGCCATGCATTATTGCAATATTTGTGAAACAATTCTGACCTAGTTCTTAATTGATACAGCAATGTGAAATACCTTCCATCCATTTAAACAAATATGATCCGAC
This region of Lolium perenne isolate Kyuss_39 chromosome 2, Kyuss_2.0, whole genome shotgun sequence genomic DNA includes:
- the LOC127331513 gene encoding peroxidase RIP1, whose protein sequence is MAAILVCFSVIAVVAFAGTSGASGQELTADYYEESCPLALATIKFVVGAAIVKEPRMGASLVRLHFHDCFVNGCDGSVLLDDTDDMIGEKSAKANNMSVRGYGVIDAIKSAVNTACLGNVVSCADILAVAARDSIVALGGSSYDVLLGRRDATTASLDDADDSIPNPFMDLPELVANFKSQGLTLQDLVVLSGAHTLGYSRCVFYRDRIYNESGTLDPSYAASLDARCPPTGEDEPLASLDDTPTTMDTDYYQGLMQGHALLHTDQQLYRGRGGDSDRLVRHYAGNPDKFLEDFGAAMLKLGGLRPLTGEEGEVREDCRVVNQE